The Megalobrama amblycephala isolate DHTTF-2021 linkage group LG13, ASM1881202v1, whole genome shotgun sequence genome contains a region encoding:
- the lratd2b gene encoding protein LRATD2 → MGNQVEKLTHLNYNELPTTDPNGFDPEDDTPRIGVSYIFSTDDDEQEDNIDETEKEDVKHYDCRNELECAVYYRDECIYERSSRFGEVGTLSCENLPNKCNPGDLVEFVAIGQYPHWAVCVGDLQVVHLHRNEIKCDFLFDASQGKRGRIVNDLYKFRALSPDVVVQNAMEQVGMKERDICWKNSECFAAWCRFGKREFKIGGEIRIGKQPYKMKLQLSEKKSHVLDFQSLEDLIMEKRRNDQMGREAVIQELENHLNGTEDTENDYNCN, encoded by the coding sequence ATGGGGAATCAAGTGGAGAAACTTACCCATTTGAATTACAATGAATTACCCACGACTGACCCTAATGGATTCGACCCAGAGGACGACACTCCACGGATCGGTGTGTCTTACATTTTCTCCACGGATGACGACGAGCAAGAGGACAACATCGATGAGACAGAAAAAGAAGATGTCAAACATTACGACTGCCGCAATGAATTAGAATGCGCGGTATATTATCGCGACGAGTGTATATACGAAAGGAGTAGCAGGTTCGGCGAAGTGGGAACGCTGTCGTGTGAGAACTTACCGAATAAGTGCAACCCCGGTGACCTGGTGGAGTTTGTGGCTATCGGCCAGTACCCGCACTGGGCGGTATGTGTTGGCGACCTACAGGTAGTTCATTTGCACAGAAACGAGATTAAATGCGACTTTCTTTTTGACGCAAGTCAAGGTAAAAGGGGCAGAATTGTAAACGACCTGTATAAGTTCCGCGCGCTGAGCCCGGATGTTGTGGTGCAGAATGCCATGGAGCAAGTGGGGATGAAAGAGCGAGATATTTGCTGGAAGAACTCAGAATGCTTCGCTGCCTGGTGCAGGTTTGGCAAACGCGAATTTAAAATTGGAGGGGAGATTCGAATTGGAAAGCAGCCGTACAAAATGAAACTGCAACTGTCTGAAAAGAAAAGTCACGTTTTGGACTTTCAAAGTTTAGAGGATTTGATCATGGAAAAGAGGAGAAACGACCAAATGGGAAGGGAAGCCGTCATACAGGAACTGGAGAATCATTTAAATGGCACAGAAGACACTGAGAATGATTACAATTGTAACTGA
- the klhl38b gene encoding kelch-like protein 38 isoform X1, whose translation MCFKSAETSLDGPISEVLHFKDKDLISSLLLELNALRKDQILTDVVLCSEGNEIPCHRNVLVSSSPYFYAMFCSCFLETQKPRIDLQGVPYDILMGIVEYVYTGSISITMEQVLPLMQAASMLQYGRLFEACSTFLQTQLSTDNCLSMIRLSEILHCSSLQEKARELAVKSFSDVVVSEDFCELSLPELVSYLEDDKLCVEEEQVFETLLAWIHHDPFSRRGTIHDLFRRVRLRHVHPSYLFQFIANDPLVQSSSLCIEIIESVRRLLFSVGTYCPGDLESLWAVPRRQNCKEALVVVGGRKNGERTSREALLYDEQTRCWQCLAKIPLRLYRPSYVCMHSILYVLGGLTMRAEGQCTASNNVYTLSLKTNQWRIGEPMLTPRYAHQSSTYLQFIFVLGGLTADGQLSNGVERYDTMFNQWEVMAPMPTAVLHPAVAAHDQRIYVFGGEDAMQKPVRMIQVYHIGRNLWYRMENRTVKNVSAPAAVINDIIYIVGGYTRRMVAYDVKTNRFEKCENMKARKMHHSAAVVNDKIYVTGGRFINSHESVEDSDGFDCYDPKTDSWVSMGTLPFKLFDHGSVNLVYLSDKFLPT comes from the exons ATGTGCTTTAAATCAGCTGAGACAAG CTTAGATGGTCCAATATCAGAAGTCCTACATTTTAAAGACAAAGACCTGATCTCCAGCCTCCTTCTGGAGCTGAACGCCTTGAGGAAGGACCAGATTCTCACTGATGTTGTTCTTTGCTCTGAAGGCAATGAGATCCCATGTCACCGCAATGTTCTGGTGTCCAGCAGCCCCTACTTCTACGCTATGTTCTGCAGCTGCTTCCTGGAGACCCAGAAGCCCCGGATAGACCTCCAAGGTGTTCCTTATGACATTCTTATGGGTATAGTAGAGTATGTTTACACAGGGTCCATCAGCATCACCATGGAGCAGGTTCTCCCTCTGATGCAAGCCGCATCTATGCTTCAGTATGGAAGACTTTTTGAGGCCTGCTCGACCTTCCTGCAGACCCAGCTCAGTACGGACAACTGCCTGAGCATGATCCGGCTCTCTGAAATCCTGCATTGCTCTAGCTTACAGGAAAAAGCGAGAGAACTGGCTGTGAAGAGCTTCTCCGATGTGGTGGTCTCCGAGGACTTCTGCGAACTCTCTCTACCCGAATTGGTGAGCTACTTGGAGGACGACAAACTGTGCGTTGAGGAGGAGCAAGTATTTGAGACTCTTCTAGCTTGGATCCACCACGACCCATTCTCCAGACGTGGCACTATCCACGACTTGTTCCGTCGCGTCAGGCTGAGACACGTCCATCCTTCATATCTTTTCCAGTTTATTGCCAATGACCCTCTAGTCCAGTCGTCTTCATTATGCATAGAAATTATTGAATCCGTTCGTCgtcttcttttttctgttggcACTTATTGCCCTGGTGATCTCGAGTCCCTTTGGGCGGTGCCACGACGGCAAAACTGCAAGGAGGCGCTTGTAGTTGTGGGAGGTCGTAAGAACGGCGAGCGGACGTCTCGTGAGGCGCTTCTCTACGACGAGCAGACTCGCTGCTGGCAGTGTCTCGCAAAAATCCCGCTACGCCTTTACCGGCCCTCTTATGTCTGCATGCACAGCATCCTTTATGTGCTCGGCGGCTTAACCATGAGAGCAGAAGGGCAGTGCACAGCTAGCAACAACGTGTACACACTTTCTCTGAAAACAAACCAGTGGAGAATTGGAGAACCAATGCTGACGCCTCGATACGCCCATCAGAGCTCCACCTACCTGCAATTCATTTTCGTTCTGGGTGGATTGACGGCTGATGGACAGCTGTCCAATGGGGTAGAGCGATACGACACCATGTTCAACCAATGGGAGGTCATGGCCCCAATGCCCACTGCAGTTCTGCACCCAGCTGTAGCCGCACATGACCAGAGAATATACGTCTTCGGAGGGGAAGACGCCATGCAGAAACCAGTTCGAATGATCCAG GTGTACCACATTGGAAGGAATCTGTGGTATAGGATGGAAAACAGGACAGTGAAGAACGTCAGTGCACCAGCTGCAGTAATCAATGATATAATCTACATTGTAGGCG gcTATACAAGAAGGATGGTAGCCTATGATGTTAAAACCAACAGGtttgaaaaatgtgaaaatatgaaGGCCAGGAAGATGCATCACTCTGCTGCTGTTGTGAATGACAAGATCTATGTCACGGGGGGCCGCTTCATTAACAGTCACGAGAGTGTGGAGGACTCAGACGGCTTTGACTGCTATGACCCAAAGACAGACTCATGGGTGTCGATGGGAACTTTGCCATTCAAGCTATTTGACCATGGCTCAGTAAATCTGGTCTATCTCTCTGATAAGTTTTTGCCTACGTGA
- the klhl38b gene encoding kelch-like protein 38 isoform X2: protein MFCSCFLETQKPRIDLQGVPYDILMGIVEYVYTGSISITMEQVLPLMQAASMLQYGRLFEACSTFLQTQLSTDNCLSMIRLSEILHCSSLQEKARELAVKSFSDVVVSEDFCELSLPELVSYLEDDKLCVEEEQVFETLLAWIHHDPFSRRGTIHDLFRRVRLRHVHPSYLFQFIANDPLVQSSSLCIEIIESVRRLLFSVGTYCPGDLESLWAVPRRQNCKEALVVVGGRKNGERTSREALLYDEQTRCWQCLAKIPLRLYRPSYVCMHSILYVLGGLTMRAEGQCTASNNVYTLSLKTNQWRIGEPMLTPRYAHQSSTYLQFIFVLGGLTADGQLSNGVERYDTMFNQWEVMAPMPTAVLHPAVAAHDQRIYVFGGEDAMQKPVRMIQVYHIGRNLWYRMENRTVKNVSAPAAVINDIIYIVGGYTRRMVAYDVKTNRFEKCENMKARKMHHSAAVVNDKIYVTGGRFINSHESVEDSDGFDCYDPKTDSWVSMGTLPFKLFDHGSVNLVYLSDKFLPT, encoded by the exons ATGTTCTGCAGCTGCTTCCTGGAGACCCAGAAGCCCCGGATAGACCTCCAAGGTGTTCCTTATGACATTCTTATGGGTATAGTAGAGTATGTTTACACAGGGTCCATCAGCATCACCATGGAGCAGGTTCTCCCTCTGATGCAAGCCGCATCTATGCTTCAGTATGGAAGACTTTTTGAGGCCTGCTCGACCTTCCTGCAGACCCAGCTCAGTACGGACAACTGCCTGAGCATGATCCGGCTCTCTGAAATCCTGCATTGCTCTAGCTTACAGGAAAAAGCGAGAGAACTGGCTGTGAAGAGCTTCTCCGATGTGGTGGTCTCCGAGGACTTCTGCGAACTCTCTCTACCCGAATTGGTGAGCTACTTGGAGGACGACAAACTGTGCGTTGAGGAGGAGCAAGTATTTGAGACTCTTCTAGCTTGGATCCACCACGACCCATTCTCCAGACGTGGCACTATCCACGACTTGTTCCGTCGCGTCAGGCTGAGACACGTCCATCCTTCATATCTTTTCCAGTTTATTGCCAATGACCCTCTAGTCCAGTCGTCTTCATTATGCATAGAAATTATTGAATCCGTTCGTCgtcttcttttttctgttggcACTTATTGCCCTGGTGATCTCGAGTCCCTTTGGGCGGTGCCACGACGGCAAAACTGCAAGGAGGCGCTTGTAGTTGTGGGAGGTCGTAAGAACGGCGAGCGGACGTCTCGTGAGGCGCTTCTCTACGACGAGCAGACTCGCTGCTGGCAGTGTCTCGCAAAAATCCCGCTACGCCTTTACCGGCCCTCTTATGTCTGCATGCACAGCATCCTTTATGTGCTCGGCGGCTTAACCATGAGAGCAGAAGGGCAGTGCACAGCTAGCAACAACGTGTACACACTTTCTCTGAAAACAAACCAGTGGAGAATTGGAGAACCAATGCTGACGCCTCGATACGCCCATCAGAGCTCCACCTACCTGCAATTCATTTTCGTTCTGGGTGGATTGACGGCTGATGGACAGCTGTCCAATGGGGTAGAGCGATACGACACCATGTTCAACCAATGGGAGGTCATGGCCCCAATGCCCACTGCAGTTCTGCACCCAGCTGTAGCCGCACATGACCAGAGAATATACGTCTTCGGAGGGGAAGACGCCATGCAGAAACCAGTTCGAATGATCCAG GTGTACCACATTGGAAGGAATCTGTGGTATAGGATGGAAAACAGGACAGTGAAGAACGTCAGTGCACCAGCTGCAGTAATCAATGATATAATCTACATTGTAGGCG gcTATACAAGAAGGATGGTAGCCTATGATGTTAAAACCAACAGGtttgaaaaatgtgaaaatatgaaGGCCAGGAAGATGCATCACTCTGCTGCTGTTGTGAATGACAAGATCTATGTCACGGGGGGCCGCTTCATTAACAGTCACGAGAGTGTGGAGGACTCAGACGGCTTTGACTGCTATGACCCAAAGACAGACTCATGGGTGTCGATGGGAACTTTGCCATTCAAGCTATTTGACCATGGCTCAGTAAATCTGGTCTATCTCTCTGATAAGTTTTTGCCTACGTGA